The sequence CAGCCTTTGCAGCGTTTACCAACATTGATCTTGCAAAGAAACTTTCTTTCCCTTCATCTGTACGCTGCGTTCCAAGATCGGCAGTGTAATCTTCTAAACCAATCGCCAGCGCACAATTACAATGAGAAGCAGTAGCAATCTCATATGCTTTCAGAACACCTTTGGCGCTTTCAATAATCGGCATAAAGAAAATATCATCCTTCACACCATTAATTTTTTTCAATCGATTTACTTCCACTTCAACTTCTTTAACCTGCTCAGGTGATTCACATTTTGGAATTAGAATTACATGAACATTATGCGGGATTATATAATGCAAATCTTCAAGTCCCTTTGGAAGCTGGTTAATTCTCACCATTCTTTCAGCACCATAAAAATCAACACTCCGAAGCGCATTTCTTACCACAAGTTGCGCTGCATCCTTTTCAGTTAGTGCAACGCTGTCCTCCAGATCCAATATAATTCCATCAGGCTGGTGAAGACCGGCGTTCGTATAAAATTTAGGTTCATTTCCAGGCAGATAAAGCCGGCTTCTTCTAAGTTTATCTTTTGTGGTTTTGTAAAGATTCTTTTCGTTCATAGGAAGAAGGAATTCTTTATGCGTTCCGGAAAGAAGTTTTTTTATTGCCAGTTCAAACCGTGCAGCAATGACAAATAATAGTGCGCCGCTGTCTTCCATTAAAATATTTGCGTCTTTCAGATTGTAGAATTTGCTCATCTCGTGAATGAGTGCTTTAATTGATTCGCCATACATTGAGGCAACTTTACTTTTCAAGTCTAACTTGATCCCGCCAGTGTTTGTTAATTCAATTTCTATAAAACAATCAGAGCGGATTTTATCTCCGCGTTTACCTGCGGAAGATTTTAAAACTTTGGTTTCCATTTTTATTTCTCGTTATAATTTCATAATTCAATTGATAAATTGTGTAATTGCTAAATTGTTGGAAAGATATCTTTAACAACTAAACAATTAGTTTTTCCATGAACTCTTTACCTGAAAATTTTTCGCAATCAAAAATCATTTCTTTTATTTCTTTTTGTTTTTTAACATCCAACAACTGAGTTGAAAGTGCATTGAATTTATTTTCTAAATCTTCCATTGTCATCGGTTCGCGTGGATCACCTTTCGGAAACTCTAGATACTCTGTAAATTCTCTTCCATCCCTGGTTCTAATCACTACTTTAGAAGGCTGTTTAGCCGGGAACATCTTTTCAAATTCCATAGATGCTTCTCCTTTTATCTTATCTATAACTTCCCAGATCCTTGGATCCTTTAGCTTCTCATCAGAGAATGATTGTGTTGTTATCTTATGATCAACCAGCGCTGCCGCAATGCAATAGGGAAGTGAATGATCTGCGGTTTCCCTGGATTCAGGTCGATATTTATGCGGATCAAAAAGAATATCGCAGGCACGGGCGATTGTTGTTACTATAACTGATTCAATCTGATCGTAACTAATATTATTATTTGTAACAACTTTTAGTGTGCAGGAAATATGTGTGTGGGTCAAAGCCTCAGTTGGAAATGCTTTCATACTGCACTCAAGAATTTTATAACTTTTACCAAGGTTACCAATTAGTTTATCCAAATTCCAGCCCCATTCAGATGTGCCTTCTCTTCCCTGCATCCTTGCTGGAGATACATTTTGATTTTTAGTATCCCACCCGAAAAAGCAATCCATAAATCCTTCTTTACCTTCAAAGACCGCTTCGGTCCCAGAATATCCTTTCTGTGCCATCAACGCAGCAAATACACCAGACTGCGTCGCCATCGGATCGACAGTATTTTTCATCATTGTTAATTTTCCAGCGGTTGGGCATCCGATTGTATGATTATGGCTTCCGCTTATTCCAATTGAGTTTACCATTTGATCAACAGATAGTCCAAGCATTTTACCTGCAACAATTGGAGAAACAAACTGTGTTAAAGTTGCGTGATGCCATTTTCTTTCTCGTACACCGGGAACAGCAAACTCACATAATCGTTGTTCAAATTCATAAGCAAGAACAATTGCAACAATAATTTCTTTCATTGAAACCCCAACCATTTCCCCAACAGAGATGGCTGCCGGAATAATATCGGATGGATGTGATGGATCTTCTTTCCAATAGATATCGTTGAAATCAAGTGCGCGGATCATAAGCGAATTTACGAGTGATGCATTTACGGCAGGAATTTTATCTCCAAAAACAAAAAGAGTCGCTTCCGGTTTACCAGCCATTTCCTTATAAATATCCCTTAAAATATTTACATCTTTTGTATGATAGCCGCCGTAAGCACAGCCAACCGAATCGTAAAGATATCTTTTTACTTCGTGAATGACTTCTTTAGGAAGGTCTTCGTATTTAAGACCAACTGCAAATTCTGCTATTTGACGTGAGATTGATTTGTTCATAGTGTTTTATGTTTAATTGTTTGGTTTAAAAAAATTTGACTAACAAACTTATTTATGTTCCTGATATTAATCTATTGTAAATCCAATCTTCTTTTTAGATGGAGCTGGAGATGTAATTAGTTGATTTATTACTTGAATAATCTGAACAATTTGATTATCGTGTTCTTGAAGTTTACTTTCTAATTCTTTCAGTTTCTCTTCAACTTTTTTATGAGTTGAAATTATTTCTCTTAGTTTTACAAAAGCACGCATTATTAAAATATTCACTTCTATCGCTCTTTCGCTTTTCAGTACAGAAGAAAGCATCGCTACACCCTGTTCCGTGAAAGCAAATGGATGGTATCGTAATCCTTTTTCTTCAGATTTGGACATCACAGTTTGTGATCTCCAGTTAAGAAATTCTTCCTTTGATAATTGAAACATAAAATCTTCAGGGAATCTTCTGATGTTTCTACGAACCGCTTGTTTTAAAGCGCGGGTTTCTACTCCGTATAAAACTGCAAGGTTTCTATCAAGAATAACTTTCTGATTTCTTATAACAAGAATTTTATCAATTAAGCTTTCTGGTGGTATTAGTGTTTTTGTTACCATAATGACTTTATAAGTGAATTAATTACTTTTTAAGAACCATGTATTGTCATTAAATGCAATCTCTGAAATTTGACGTGAGATTGATTTTTCCATAATAAATTCTCTTTAATTTTTATTTACGCTAATTGAATGATAATTATAAAAAATTCATCAAAATAATATTTTGTCGTTGCTATCTAGCGAAGCAATCTCATATTATTTTATTATATAAATCATTCCATTCAGGATTCATATTAATTATTAATTTCTTCTTTCGTGAACCTGCTTTTACCTGTTTCTCTCTTTTAATCGCTTCGTTCCTCGCAATGACAATATGAGGTATACTACAAATTCTTCTTTACCCACTCTTCCAATCCGCCATCCACAATTAATTCTTGAGCGGCTTCACCTACTGGACTCATCAAATATTTTTTACTATCTGTTTCCATAATGGAATTCTTAAAATCGATTTTGGCAAACAGCTTTGTAGTGATGGTTAATTTATCTTTACCGTATTTCTTTTTAAGATCGTTTACAAGTTCCGGCACTTCTATGCAAAGGAAGCCGTTATTCAGCGCATTGCGTTTATATGTTTCATTAAATGAACCGGCTATAACCAAACTAATTCCTTTGTACTTCAATGCTGTTGCAGCCTGCTCGCGTGAACTGCCTGTTCCAAAATTAAATCCACCCACAAGTATATCACCTGATTTTGCAAGTTTAACAAATTCTGGATCGTAATTTTCCATAACAACTTCCGCTTGCTGCTGGGGAGTGAAGTCATCTATGTAAGTGTACTTGCCAGGATAAATTCCATCTGTATTCAAATTATCCTGATGACAGAAAATTATTTCACCTTCAATAACTTCAGGAAAACCATTTATTATTTTTACAGATGAAGTTTGAGAAATATGTTTTTCGTTTTCAATAATGCTTCCGATGAGTTCAGTTGATTTGGAGTTCCAATCAAAATCAATTTTGCCGGCAACAGCAGATGCCGCAACAATTGCAGGAGATGCTAAATATGCAAATGCGTTTGGTGAACCCATCCTGCCTTTAAAGTTTCTGTTGGTAGCAGAAATACCTACTTCACAATCTTCAAGTAATCCAGTACCTAATCCAATGCAAGGACCGCATCCAGATGGAAGGGGAATAGCACCAGCATCAAGTAATGTTTGCCAGTCACCACGTTTTTCACTTTCGGCTTGCACTTCACTGGAAGCTGCCGCTAAATAAAAACTAACTCCATCAGCAACTTTCTTTCCTTTAATTATTTCTGCTGCTTCTGCAAGATCATCAACCCGGCTATTAACGCAGGAAACTAAATAAGCTTTATTAATTTTAACTTCTTTTTCTTTAAATGATTGAATTGAATTCATCACCTTTACAGTATTAGGACCCGAAACATATGGTTGAACAGAAGATAAATCCAAACTGATTGTCTTTGCATAGTACGCATCTGCATCTGCTTGCAAATTTTCTTTTATTAATTCTTCAATTCTATTTTTATTTATTCTTGGGTGAATTACATCAGTGTTATCCCTTCCCACACTTCCATCAACATCTGAATTAACACCCTCCAAACCGCGTCTGGAGATGAACTCAGCACGTTTCTTTAACCAGGTAATTGTTGTTTCATCAATAGGGAAAACGCCGGCAAGTGCACCCCATTCTGTCGTCATATTCGCTATTGCTAATCTTTCATCAATCGAAAGATATTTAACGCCTTCTCCAACAAATTCAATTGCGTGGTTCAATACTTCATCGTGGTTAAAGAAACCGCATAACGCGATTATTACATCTTTGCCTGTTACTCCTTTTTGGAGTTTGCCTTTCAATATAACTTTTGCAATTGGCGGAACCTGCCACCAGGTTCTTCCTGTAGCCCATATTGCCGCAGCATCAGTTCTAACTATTGGAGTTCCTAAACATCCTAACCCACCATACATATTTGAATGGCTGTCTGAGGCTACTGCCATTGTACCGGGAAACGCATATCCTTCTTCACACATAATCTGATGACCAATTCCACGACCAGCAGGATAGAAATCTGCTCCCATTTTTTTTGAGAATTCTTCAATCTTTTTATATTTCTCTAAATTCTTTTCAGATTTGTCCTGAACATTATGATCTAAAGTGTGAACAACCTGACGAGGATTAGCTAATTTAGTGGCACCAATACTTTTGCCGTAGGCATGGAGTCCCATAAATTTTGGAATTACAGCGCCGGTATTATCGTGCGTCATTATGTACGCCGGGCGAATTGATAAATAATCACCTGCTTGAACTTTATGGTTTGGATCTACTCCAACAGCAAATTTCTGAGCTATTTTTTCGATTAATGTTTGACTCATTATTTAATACCTCAATATAAAAATTAAGAAGTATGGAACGCTGATGACGCTGATTGAGCGGATCAACACGGATTAAAATCTGCGGAATCCGTGTCATCCGTGTTCTATTTTTTATGCCTTAAAAGGATCGAACGAAACAAAATCTGCATGATGAACAATTATTGCTTCAACATTTCTATTTGCAAGATCGCCTTCTTTTGCATGATAGGCGATTATGTGCAGCACTTCTGTTGGCAATCCAAATCTATCTGCTAACGCTACTCCGCTAAATGGATGGCGAAGTAATTTACCTGCTTTACTTGTTGTCAGCTCATCATTAATTTTATCATATTCAATCAATTTACCAACATCTATTAAAATGGCGCCTGCAATTAAAATATCCATATCAATTTTTATTTCTTCACCAAAATTCTTCTGCATTATTTTTGCAATTTCAACTGCTAACTGAACACACGTTCTTTTATGAGTCATAAAAGGAATTTTACAATCTTTAATCAGAAGTGAAAAAGGAATTACCTCCAAATCTTCTGGAGATAAAACACTTTTTTCAATTGCATAAATCCAGCAGTTTAAAACTTTTTCACGAAGCTCTTCATCTAGAATCCAATTAATTTCGGGCCATATTTTTAAAACTTTTTCTTTCATTTCTAACTCCAATTACATATTTGCAATTATTGCATCTGTCATATCTTGAGTTGTGCAAGCGCCATGTTTGAATACATCTGGTCCACCTTTTAGCTTCATCATATCGTATGTTTTTACTTTACCTTCTTCAACAACTTTAGCAATGGCTTTTCTAATTTTATCAGCCTTTTCTTTTTCATTTAAATGATCAAGCATCATACACGCACTTAGTATCATTGCAATTGGATTTACGATTGATGGATTAAGCTCCTGGTATTTTGGAGCAGAGCCATGCGTTGGTTCGAAAACAGCAACTTCTTCTCCAATGTTTGCACTGCAGGCAAATCCTAATCCTCCTATAAGTCCTGCAAAGCCATCGCTGATAATATCACCGAACATATTTTCAGCCACAATTACACCATATATTTCCGGGTTCTTTGTCAACCACATCATTTGCGCATCGATGTTTGTATCCCACAACTGGATTTCCGGATACTCTTTGGCAATTTGTTTACCAATTCTGAACATCATTCCGGAAGTTTCGCGGAGTACATTTGGTTTTTCACAAATAGTAACATTTTTATAATCAAATTTCTTTGCATGCTCAAACGCGGCTCTTATAATTCTTTCAGATGCTTTTTTAGTTACAATTCTTGTAGATATCGCCATCTCTTCACTTGGGATGTGTGAAAATGTTTTCATCTTCGGATTAGTTTCAAAGGCATCACGGACTACTTTCGGCGGATTTGTCCATTCAACACCGGAATATAATCCTTCTGTATTTTGTCTGAAAATTACTGTATTAACAATTGGTTCTTCAATTTTATTTCCTGCTCCGTACCGGATAAAATTAAGAGGATTACCTTTGAATGACTGGCAGGGACGAATACAAATATCAAGATTAAATTTTTGTCTTAATCCAACTATAGGACTAAAGTAAGTATAACCTTTACCTTGTAATGCAGGATTGAGTTCTCTTTCCGCTGCATCTTTGGGTTTGCTGGTAATTGCACCAAATAATCCAATCTTATGTTCAGCTAATAAATCTAATGTTCTTTGTGGAAGAGCATTACCTTCTTTACACCAAAAATCCCACCCAATATCAGCCTTAACATAATTTGCTTCAAATCCAACTGCTTTTAACATACGAATTGATTCCGGCAATACGGTTTTGCCAATTCCATCACCTGGCATCGCAACTATTGTTCTCATAAATGATTCCTTTTTGTTCAGAATGTTTAATTTTAAGTAGGGATAAATTATATAATTCTGTTATGCGAAGCAAGATTAGAAAGTACTGGTTTTAATAATTTTATTAGAAAAGGAAATCAAGTTGAAGGTTTATTCTATTATCTAGGTTTCCCTGGATTTCAGAATATCCTGATCCTAAAGTTTTTTCATTCGGTTTAGTTGTTTCGGAATATTTAATAGAAATTGTTATCAATTTTTGAAGTTGATATTTGGCAAGGAAATACCACCTGATTCCAGTACCAAAAAGTACAGGATTTGCTAAAACTCCGTTCAGATCATTTTCATATTCATATAACCGGGAATTGTAAGAATCTGTTTGAAAATAAATCATCCGTAAATTCAACGAAAATTGTTTGGATGGTTTGTATTTAATATCCTGATAAAACATATAACCATGTTCATTTATTCCAGCATCAGTTATAAAATAATTTGTGTAATCAAATCTACTTTTCAATTTTATCGCCGATGAAACCTGGTAACCAATTTCTGTCTTTAAACTTTGAATGACACGAGGGTATAATTTTTTTTCAGTATTGAAATTTTCAGCTACTTCCTTTTGTTCATTTTTATAGCGAAGGTTTAGTTCGACTTTTTTAATTGGTTTAACTTCATAATCCAAATAAAATTCAATTCCTTTTGATGGAAGCGGATTATTGTAAGTGGCACCCGGAAACTTAAATTGATCGAAGAAGAAATTAAAGTTGCCTATTTTTGTTTTAAAATTGATGCCGGTGTAAATTCCAAATTCATTTATTGTTGAACCGGAATTTTCTCCAAAGCCAAACGAGTGAAGCGGAAAATAATCCTGCGGATAACTGCGAATGGAAATAACAGTCGTTAATTCGTTAGTTAGTTTTAATTGTACTGTGTTGATTGAAGCTAAAGAATTATTCCATGCTGCTTCACCTGAGAAGAAAAAATTATCTAGATGGAGTTTGTAATTAAAAGAAAAGCAATTAAAATTGTTACCAAATATATCAAATGGATTGGATGGTTGAAATGGAATATTAAACTCAGAATGATAAAAAAGTAATCCAGTTGAGAATAAATCCTTCACAGAATAATTTAAATGACAACCATAAAAAAGTTCATTAACAATCTGCTTTTTCGCAATTTCATTTTCGGTCCGATGGTAACCATCTATAACCAATGAACTGATTTCCATTGAAGATGAATCGATGGAAGCATCCAACTTATTATTAGAATAAAATGTTGTTAAATTGATATTCGAGTACATAAGATTAAACGCCGCACCTTTAAAGAATTGATTTTCATTTGAACTGAGGTATGGTATAATATTTTTTGTTGATTTAATGACAGAAGTAACTGCATTCCCACCTTTCGAAAATCCATAGGGTGAAGACAACGCTAATCCTTCTCCAAACGCAAGATTATAATCACCAACTACTAATCGGCGGAGAATTCCAAAATCTTTTAAATCAAAATGATAGGCTGTAAAATCAGCCAAACTTCTTTCACCAGCATCTTTTTCAGATAGAAACCCGATTTGAATGTTTTTATCATATTGCAATTTAAAACGATTATAAGTTTTATAATTTGATCCCGCAAATTTATTTTCGCTAAATCCTTTTCTTGTTTGAATATCTTTGATAATACGGGAACGGACGTTCAATTTGAAAGTATTCAATCGATCATAAAACTTTGATGATTGCTTTTCAATTTTTGTTTGTGTTTGTTTTGTCTCAACTGTTAGAAATGGAATGGCACTTTCCAAAATTGCCTTATCAAGTTCTTTTATTGTATAAAGCTCAGTGATAGAAAATATATGACCAACTTTTTTTCTATAATCTAAAATAGCTTTTGCTGATTGTAAATCTATACCGGGAATTTTAAGCAGGTCATCCAATTCAGCTGAGTTCAGATCAATTGGATTTTCCTTCAACATCTCAAACTCATCAAGCAAAGGTGAATCTTCAACATCAATCGTGGATTCTTCAATCAGATTTTCAATTAATTCATCCGATTGATAAGTTGAATCTTCCTGGCAATAAAATGAACGAGCAGTGATAAAATTCATCACCAGAATTAAAAACAAAAATTTTAATGTCATATAATTAGTAAGAGTTATTATTCAAGACCGAGATGCTTTTTTATTTTTTCATTTCTCAACTCATCACCGGAAAAGTTTATAATTATTCCAGCCTGGTGTGTTAAACCTAATTCAGCGTGAGTGAAAACCGCATAATCCAGTTGAATAAAAGTATAGTTTATTCCAAC is a genomic window of Ignavibacteriales bacterium containing:
- a CDS encoding aldolase/citrate lyase family protein; this encodes METKVLKSSAGKRGDKIRSDCFIEIELTNTGGIKLDLKSKVASMYGESIKALIHEMSKFYNLKDANILMEDSGALLFVIAARFELAIKKLLSGTHKEFLLPMNEKNLYKTTKDKLRRSRLYLPGNEPKFYTNAGLHQPDGIILDLEDSVALTEKDAAQLVVRNALRSVDFYGAERMVRINQLPKGLEDLHYIIPHNVHVILIPKCESPEQVKEVEVEVNRLKKINGVKDDIFFMPIIESAKGVLKAYEIATASHCNCALAIGLEDYTADLGTQRTDEGKESFFARSMLVNAAKAAGIQAIDTVFSDVNDMDGLRKSVIEAKALGFEGKGCIHPRQVKVVHEAFAPTQEEIDKAKKIVLAFEEAEKKGIGVVSLGSKMIDAPVVKRALRTINLALMNSLLTNEWKTGNK
- a CDS encoding MmgE/PrpD family protein, giving the protein MNKSISRQIAEFAVGLKYEDLPKEVIHEVKRYLYDSVGCAYGGYHTKDVNILRDIYKEMAGKPEATLFVFGDKIPAVNASLVNSLMIRALDFNDIYWKEDPSHPSDIIPAAISVGEMVGVSMKEIIVAIVLAYEFEQRLCEFAVPGVRERKWHHATLTQFVSPIVAGKMLGLSVDQMVNSIGISGSHNHTIGCPTAGKLTMMKNTVDPMATQSGVFAALMAQKGYSGTEAVFEGKEGFMDCFFGWDTKNQNVSPARMQGREGTSEWGWNLDKLIGNLGKSYKILECSMKAFPTEALTHTHISCTLKVVTNNNISYDQIESVIVTTIARACDILFDPHKYRPESRETADHSLPYCIAAALVDHKITTQSFSDEKLKDPRIWEVIDKIKGEASMEFEKMFPAKQPSKVVIRTRDGREFTEYLEFPKGDPREPMTMEDLENKFNALSTQLLDVKKQKEIKEMIFDCEKFSGKEFMEKLIV
- a CDS encoding ORF6N domain-containing protein gives rise to the protein MVTKTLIPPESLIDKILVIRNQKVILDRNLAVLYGVETRALKQAVRRNIRRFPEDFMFQLSKEEFLNWRSQTVMSKSEEKGLRYHPFAFTEQGVAMLSSVLKSERAIEVNILIMRAFVKLREIISTHKKVEEKLKELESKLQEHDNQIVQIIQVINQLITSPAPSKKKIGFTID
- the lysF gene encoding homoaconitase → MSQTLIEKIAQKFAVGVDPNHKVQAGDYLSIRPAYIMTHDNTGAVIPKFMGLHAYGKSIGATKLANPRQVVHTLDHNVQDKSEKNLEKYKKIEEFSKKMGADFYPAGRGIGHQIMCEEGYAFPGTMAVASDSHSNMYGGLGCLGTPIVRTDAAAIWATGRTWWQVPPIAKVILKGKLQKGVTGKDVIIALCGFFNHDEVLNHAIEFVGEGVKYLSIDERLAIANMTTEWGALAGVFPIDETTITWLKKRAEFISRRGLEGVNSDVDGSVGRDNTDVIHPRINKNRIEELIKENLQADADAYYAKTISLDLSSVQPYVSGPNTVKVMNSIQSFKEKEVKINKAYLVSCVNSRVDDLAEAAEIIKGKKVADGVSFYLAAASSEVQAESEKRGDWQTLLDAGAIPLPSGCGPCIGLGTGLLEDCEVGISATNRNFKGRMGSPNAFAYLASPAIVAASAVAGKIDFDWNSKSTELIGSIIENEKHISQTSSVKIINGFPEVIEGEIIFCHQDNLNTDGIYPGKYTYIDDFTPQQQAEVVMENYDPEFVKLAKSGDILVGGFNFGTGSSREQAATALKYKGISLVIAGSFNETYKRNALNNGFLCIEVPELVNDLKKKYGKDKLTITTKLFAKIDFKNSIMETDSKKYLMSPVGEAAQELIVDGGLEEWVKKNL
- a CDS encoding HD domain-containing protein, with translation MKEKVLKIWPEINWILDEELREKVLNCWIYAIEKSVLSPEDLEVIPFSLLIKDCKIPFMTHKRTCVQLAVEIAKIMQKNFGEEIKIDMDILIAGAILIDVGKLIEYDKINDELTTSKAGKLLRHPFSGVALADRFGLPTEVLHIIAYHAKEGDLANRNVEAIIVHHADFVSFDPFKA
- a CDS encoding isocitrate/isopropylmalate family dehydrogenase, translated to MRTIVAMPGDGIGKTVLPESIRMLKAVGFEANYVKADIGWDFWCKEGNALPQRTLDLLAEHKIGLFGAITSKPKDAAERELNPALQGKGYTYFSPIVGLRQKFNLDICIRPCQSFKGNPLNFIRYGAGNKIEEPIVNTVIFRQNTEGLYSGVEWTNPPKVVRDAFETNPKMKTFSHIPSEEMAISTRIVTKKASERIIRAAFEHAKKFDYKNVTICEKPNVLRETSGMMFRIGKQIAKEYPEIQLWDTNIDAQMMWLTKNPEIYGVIVAENMFGDIISDGFAGLIGGLGFACSANIGEEVAVFEPTHGSAPKYQELNPSIVNPIAMILSACMMLDHLNEKEKADKIRKAIAKVVEEGKVKTYDMMKLKGGPDVFKHGACTTQDMTDAIIANM
- a CDS encoding helix-hairpin-helix domain-containing protein is translated as MNFITARSFYCQEDSTYQSDELIENLIEESTIDVEDSPLLDEFEMLKENPIDLNSAELDDLLKIPGIDLQSAKAILDYRKKVGHIFSITELYTIKELDKAILESAIPFLTVETKQTQTKIEKQSSKFYDRLNTFKLNVRSRIIKDIQTRKGFSENKFAGSNYKTYNRFKLQYDKNIQIGFLSEKDAGERSLADFTAYHFDLKDFGILRRLVVGDYNLAFGEGLALSSPYGFSKGGNAVTSVIKSTKNIIPYLSSNENQFFKGAAFNLMYSNINLTTFYSNNKLDASIDSSSMEISSLVIDGYHRTENEIAKKQIVNELFYGCHLNYSVKDLFSTGLLFYHSEFNIPFQPSNPFDIFGNNFNCFSFNYKLHLDNFFFSGEAAWNNSLASINTVQLKLTNELTTVISIRSYPQDYFPLHSFGFGENSGSTINEFGIYTGINFKTKIGNFNFFFDQFKFPGATYNNPLPSKGIEFYLDYEVKPIKKVELNLRYKNEQKEVAENFNTEKKLYPRVIQSLKTEIGYQVSSAIKLKSRFDYTNYFITDAGINEHGYMFYQDIKYKPSKQFSLNLRMIYFQTDSYNSRLYEYENDLNGVLANPVLFGTGIRWYFLAKYQLQKLITISIKYSETTKPNEKTLGSGYSEIQGNLDNRINLQLDFLF